Proteins found in one Labrenzia sp. VG12 genomic segment:
- a CDS encoding PepSY domain-containing protein, giving the protein MSRTGITIVKQIVAFFVLIFALITPAQAACLSQGEAQQVVASGKAATFGAVRGRVKGEVLKAQLCQQGGGYVYVVSVKNGSKVTTVTVNASR; this is encoded by the coding sequence GTGAGCAGAACCGGAATCACCATCGTGAAACAGATTGTCGCCTTTTTCGTATTGATCTTTGCCCTGATCACGCCCGCCCAGGCTGCATGCCTGTCGCAGGGAGAAGCCCAGCAGGTTGTGGCAAGCGGCAAGGCGGCGACATTTGGCGCCGTGCGCGGCCGCGTCAAGGGGGAGGTCCTCAAGGCTCAACTGTGCCAGCAGGGAGGCGGTTACGTCTACGTGGTTTCGGTCAAGAATGGTAGCAAGGTGACAACTGTCACAGTCAATGCCAGCAGATAA
- a CDS encoding response regulator transcription factor — MRILVVEDDTDLNRQLVTALEEAGYVVDSATDGEDGHFLGDTEPYDAVVLDLGLPTLDGLSVLENWRRDGRTMPVLILTARDRWSDKVAGIDAGADDYVAKPFHMEEILARVRALVRRAAGHASNELTCGPVRLDLRAGKVTVDGSSVKLTSHEYRLLSYLLHHQGKVISRTELTEHLYDQDFDRDSNTVEVFVGRLRKKIGSDMIETIRGLGYRLGAASDD, encoded by the coding sequence ATGCGCATCCTTGTTGTTGAAGACGATACCGACCTGAACCGCCAGCTTGTCACCGCGCTCGAAGAGGCGGGCTACGTGGTCGACAGTGCGACGGACGGCGAAGACGGCCATTTCCTGGGGGATACCGAACCCTATGACGCGGTCGTCCTCGATCTCGGCCTGCCGACGCTGGACGGTCTGTCGGTTCTGGAGAACTGGCGCCGGGACGGACGCACGATGCCGGTTCTCATTCTGACGGCGCGTGACCGCTGGTCGGACAAGGTCGCCGGCATCGATGCCGGTGCTGACGATTATGTCGCCAAGCCGTTTCACATGGAAGAGATCCTGGCGCGGGTGCGCGCCCTTGTCCGGCGTGCTGCTGGCCATGCGTCCAACGAACTCACTTGCGGGCCGGTTCGCCTTGACTTGCGGGCCGGCAAGGTCACCGTTGACGGCAGTTCCGTGAAGCTGACCTCGCATGAGTATCGGCTGCTGTCCTACCTCTTGCACCACCAGGGCAAGGTGATCTCCAGAACCGAGCTGACCGAGCATCTGTACGACCAGGATTTCGACCGTGATTCCAACACGGTGGAGGTGTTTGTCGGGCGGCTGCGCAAGAAGATCGGCTCCGACATGATCGAAACCATTCGCGGCCTCGGCTATCGCCTCGGAGCGGCGAGTGACGACTGA
- a CDS encoding ATP-binding protein, whose protein sequence is MTTDPTGEDANRTAARPQRSLATRLVVVAAVWSIIALALAGVFLVSLYQRSSERAFDAQLDVHIKALIAEMLETDTTFVKGVAKTTVTEPTYRGDPRFSLPLSGWYWTVREGDSQAILYASDSLVGDPLNTPAMGEAEESAGFIAGPTGDEIRVLQQKISIEETPYVIAVGAATAGFWADISEFARLVTLTLCLVGLGLILAIFFQVKVGLRPLFRLKASLAAVRQGDADKIDEALPREIAPLAVELNALIVSNREIVERARTHVGNLAHGLKTPLSVISNEARASGGPLAEKVSEQATIMSTQIQHHLERARMAAQRRVIGVSCDTEPVLARLIRAMGKIYRDKGIEPEFHQATSIRFRGEAQDLEEMSGNLIDNACKWAASRVRVRVAALDDPATNRDMFEIIVEDDGPGLTPDQRAEAVKRGRRLDETVPGTGLGLSIVADLAALYGGSFTLDGSDLGGLKARLVLPALRRE, encoded by the coding sequence GTGACGACTGACCCTACAGGAGAAGACGCGAACCGGACGGCAGCCCGGCCGCAGCGGTCACTTGCCACCCGTCTGGTCGTCGTGGCCGCGGTCTGGTCCATCATCGCCCTGGCCCTGGCCGGTGTGTTCCTGGTGAGCCTTTATCAGCGCTCGAGCGAGCGGGCGTTCGATGCCCAGCTCGACGTGCATATCAAGGCCCTCATTGCGGAGATGCTCGAAACCGACACGACGTTTGTAAAGGGTGTCGCCAAGACGACCGTCACGGAACCTACCTATCGTGGTGATCCGCGCTTCTCCTTGCCACTGTCAGGCTGGTACTGGACGGTTCGGGAAGGCGACAGCCAGGCCATTCTTTATGCCTCCGATTCACTTGTCGGCGATCCGTTGAACACACCGGCCATGGGCGAAGCGGAGGAAAGCGCAGGCTTTATTGCCGGGCCGACCGGAGATGAAATCCGTGTCCTGCAACAAAAGATTTCGATCGAGGAAACGCCCTATGTCATTGCGGTTGGTGCAGCGACGGCCGGGTTCTGGGCAGACATTTCCGAATTCGCCCGCCTCGTTACCCTGACCTTGTGCCTTGTCGGTCTCGGCCTGATCCTGGCAATCTTCTTTCAGGTCAAGGTCGGGCTGCGGCCACTGTTTCGCCTGAAGGCGTCGCTTGCGGCCGTGCGCCAGGGCGACGCTGACAAGATTGACGAGGCGCTGCCGCGGGAAATCGCACCCTTGGCTGTGGAGTTGAACGCCCTGATTGTCTCCAACAGGGAAATTGTCGAACGTGCCAGGACCCATGTCGGCAATCTGGCCCACGGTCTGAAGACGCCGCTCTCCGTGATTTCGAACGAGGCACGCGCCTCCGGAGGCCCCCTGGCGGAAAAGGTCTCCGAACAGGCAACGATCATGTCGACCCAGATCCAGCATCACCTGGAACGCGCACGCATGGCTGCACAGCGCCGGGTCATCGGGGTGTCCTGCGACACCGAGCCGGTTCTCGCCCGGCTGATTCGCGCCATGGGCAAGATCTATCGCGACAAGGGCATCGAGCCGGAGTTTCACCAGGCAACCTCCATCCGGTTTCGAGGCGAAGCCCAGGATCTTGAAGAGATGAGCGGCAATCTCATCGACAATGCCTGCAAATGGGCTGCCTCCCGGGTCCGTGTTCGGGTCGCTGCACTGGACGATCCCGCCACCAACCGGGACATGTTCGAGATCATTGTTGAAGACGACGGACCGGGACTGACCCCCGACCAGCGTGCCGAAGCCGTGAAACGCGGCCGCCGCCTTGATGAAACCGTCCCTGGTACCGGGCTGGGCCTGTCGATCGTGGCCGATCTGGCGGCGCTCTATGGCGGCAGTTTCACGCTTGACGGATCGGACCTGGGTGGATTGAAGGCCCGCCTGGTGCTTCCGGCCTTGCGCAGGGAATAG
- a CDS encoding RT0821/Lpp0805 family surface protein translates to MPLRGATCVALATILAGCSMTSGSRDAGGWGSFFGDPNANVSGTEANTAISVLVNNEFGDALDPSDRKAAEAAQDRALRARGVGVSVAWQNERTGRSGQVRPGPVYFVNDTSCREFTHEMVLNGRVLKARGAACETERGNWQVIG, encoded by the coding sequence ATGCCATTGCGCGGTGCCACATGTGTTGCTCTTGCCACGATCCTTGCCGGTTGTTCGATGACATCCGGTTCGAGGGATGCGGGCGGCTGGGGATCCTTTTTTGGCGACCCCAATGCAAATGTGTCCGGAACCGAAGCGAACACAGCGATATCGGTGCTTGTGAACAACGAGTTCGGCGACGCGCTGGACCCTTCGGACCGCAAGGCTGCCGAAGCGGCACAGGACCGGGCGCTGCGTGCACGGGGTGTCGGTGTGTCCGTCGCCTGGCAGAACGAGCGCACCGGGCGCAGCGGGCAGGTCAGGCCGGGGCCGGTCTATTTTGTCAATGACACCAGCTGCCGAGAATTTACCCATGAAATGGTGCTGAACGGCCGGGTCCTCAAGGCGCGGGGCGCCGCTTGCGAAACAGAACGTGGCAACTGGCAAGTGATTGGCTGA
- the ccmI gene encoding c-type cytochrome biogenesis protein CcmI, which yields MVFWILIACLTALAALSVLVPLARSGRQHTAEAAKADEAVYRDQLNAIETELERGFIDAETAEAARTETARRLLAANQRAADEPRQSHQGARLRAAQGVALLVLPVAACGLYLFLGSPGEPDQPLQARLSAPAEGQSVDVLVARVERHLANDPEDGQGWAVIAPVYLRRGQPEASANAYANALRLLGPRQDWLTDMGEAITIANRGLVTADARRAFEQAVELEPTAVKPRFFLAIALGQEGRKEDAVAAWQALLEGADETEIWVPAARQELAALTWQGPEGESRPGSSREDIAAAGDMTAEDRQAMIMNMVDGLASRLDSDGGSVEEWNRLINAYMVLGNKPEAEAALAKALAAYKESPEQLSVIKDAAGQLGLSGS from the coding sequence ATGGTATTTTGGATTCTGATAGCATGTCTGACGGCTCTGGCCGCCCTCTCGGTTCTGGTGCCGCTGGCGCGGAGCGGCCGCCAGCACACTGCCGAGGCAGCAAAGGCGGACGAGGCGGTCTATCGCGACCAGCTGAACGCCATCGAAACGGAACTTGAGCGCGGCTTCATTGATGCCGAGACTGCGGAAGCTGCGCGAACCGAAACAGCCCGTCGGCTTTTGGCTGCAAACCAGCGCGCGGCAGACGAACCCCGGCAATCTCATCAAGGTGCACGCCTGAGAGCGGCACAGGGCGTGGCGCTCCTTGTTCTCCCGGTTGCCGCCTGTGGCCTGTATCTGTTTCTCGGTTCTCCCGGCGAGCCCGACCAGCCGCTGCAGGCGCGTTTGTCCGCTCCTGCGGAAGGCCAGTCAGTCGACGTGCTGGTGGCGCGCGTTGAAAGACATCTTGCGAACGATCCGGAAGACGGCCAGGGATGGGCTGTCATTGCGCCCGTTTACCTCAGGCGCGGACAACCGGAAGCGTCGGCAAATGCCTATGCCAACGCATTGCGTCTGCTGGGACCCCGGCAGGACTGGCTGACCGACATGGGCGAGGCGATCACGATTGCGAACCGCGGTCTGGTGACTGCGGACGCGCGCCGGGCGTTTGAACAGGCTGTGGAGCTCGAGCCAACCGCTGTGAAACCCCGCTTCTTCCTTGCCATTGCGCTTGGCCAGGAAGGCCGCAAGGAAGACGCTGTGGCGGCCTGGCAGGCCTTGCTCGAGGGCGCGGATGAAACGGAAATCTGGGTGCCGGCAGCGCGCCAGGAACTGGCTGCACTCACCTGGCAGGGACCGGAAGGGGAGAGCCGACCTGGCTCTTCGCGGGAAGACATCGCCGCGGCCGGCGACATGACAGCGGAAGACCGCCAGGCCATGATCATGAACATGGTCGATGGTCTTGCGTCGCGTCTCGACAGTGACGGCGGCTCAGTGGAGGAATGGAACCGCCTGATCAACGCCTATATGGTGTTGGGCAACAAGCCGGAAGCCGAAGCGGCCCTTGCGAAGGCTCTAGCAGCCTACAAAGAAAGCCCGGAGCAATTGTCGGTGATCAAGGACGCGGCTGGTCAGCTCGGGTTATCTGGCTCTTGA
- the ccmE gene encoding cytochrome c maturation protein CcmE — MTRKQRRLTLIGSAGAVLAVALGLILFALNDQIVFFQSPTDITQQAIPDGQRIRLGGLVEEGSVVRSDNAEVRFRVTDTANAVAVTYKGILPDLFREGQGVVTEGIIGPDGVFVADSVLAKHDENYMPKEVAEALKDQGHWQGGEETAN, encoded by the coding sequence ATGACACGCAAGCAAAGACGTTTGACACTTATCGGGTCTGCCGGTGCGGTTCTGGCGGTTGCGCTGGGCCTGATCCTGTTTGCCCTCAATGATCAGATCGTGTTTTTCCAGAGCCCCACCGATATCACGCAACAGGCGATCCCTGATGGCCAGCGGATCCGGCTTGGCGGGCTGGTCGAGGAAGGGTCGGTCGTGCGTTCGGACAATGCGGAAGTTCGGTTTCGGGTCACGGACACCGCCAACGCAGTGGCCGTCACCTACAAGGGCATCCTTCCGGACCTGTTCCGCGAGGGGCAGGGCGTTGTAACCGAGGGCATCATCGGGCCTGATGGGGTGTTTGTCGCCGACAGCGTCCTTGCCAAGCACGACGAAAACTACATGCCCAAGGAAGTTGCCGAAGCGCTCAAGGATCAAGGGCACTGGCAGGGCGGCGAAGAGACCGCTAATTAA
- a CDS encoding heme lyase CcmF/NrfE family subunit: protein MIVEFGHYALVLAFALALVQSVLPLWGALSKDDRLMAIAPPVSVTMFFLVLLSFVALTAAYLNSDFSVQNVVENSHSAKPLIYKFTGVWGNHEGSMLLWVLILVFFAALVGAFGRNLPADLRAVTLSVQAWVTAGFLLFLLATSNPFNRIANPPLEGADLNPILQDIGLAIHPPLLYVGYVGFSITFSFAVAALILGRIDAAWARWVRPWTLLAWCFLTLGIAMGSYWAYYELGWGGWWFWDPVENASFMPWLSGTALLHSAIVMEKREALKVWTVLLAIFTFSLSLLGTFLVRSGVLTSVHAFATDPARGVFILALLCLFIGGSLSLYAWRAPLLKQGGLFAPISREGGLVLNNLFLTAACAAVFVGTLYPLVLDAITGEKISVGAPFFNLTFGPLMVPLLLAIPFGPVLSWKRGDLAAACQRLYAALGLALVMTLVAFWAWGLDMVLAPLGVGLGVWVMAGAVSEIITRVKFFEIGPKRGVARLVGLPGSAWGTAVAHFGVGVTVLGIVTASAFQEEQVLTMRPGETVKVAGYQFTFDGAAPRRGPNYTEEVGHFTIRQGGTVVAELDPSKRVYTARQMPTTEAGIHTVGFSQLYLSLGESRGDGAVDVRVYYKPLITLIWIGCVIMSLGAVFSMADRRLRIGAPKPARKRQASPAAAE from the coding sequence ATGATTGTCGAGTTCGGTCACTACGCTCTGGTGCTGGCATTTGCCCTGGCGCTGGTCCAGTCCGTTCTGCCCCTTTGGGGCGCGTTGTCGAAGGACGACCGGCTGATGGCGATCGCGCCACCTGTCTCCGTGACAATGTTCTTCCTTGTGCTTCTGTCCTTCGTCGCGCTGACGGCCGCTTATCTCAATTCCGACTTTTCGGTCCAGAATGTGGTTGAGAACTCGCATTCGGCAAAGCCGCTCATCTACAAGTTTACCGGCGTTTGGGGAAACCACGAAGGCTCGATGCTGCTCTGGGTGCTCATCCTGGTCTTCTTCGCGGCACTGGTCGGCGCCTTCGGTCGCAACTTGCCTGCAGATCTCAGGGCGGTGACCTTGTCTGTGCAGGCCTGGGTCACGGCCGGCTTCCTCCTGTTCCTGCTGGCCACTTCGAACCCGTTCAACCGGATTGCCAATCCGCCGCTTGAGGGGGCGGACCTCAATCCGATCCTGCAGGACATCGGCCTCGCGATCCATCCGCCGTTGCTCTATGTCGGCTATGTCGGCTTTTCGATCACATTCTCCTTTGCGGTGGCGGCGCTTATTCTGGGGCGCATTGATGCCGCCTGGGCGCGGTGGGTCCGGCCGTGGACGTTGCTCGCCTGGTGTTTCCTGACCCTCGGCATCGCCATGGGCTCCTACTGGGCCTATTACGAACTCGGCTGGGGTGGCTGGTGGTTCTGGGATCCGGTTGAAAACGCCAGCTTCATGCCCTGGCTTTCCGGCACCGCACTTCTCCATTCGGCGATCGTCATGGAAAAACGCGAAGCACTCAAGGTCTGGACCGTGCTTCTGGCGATTTTCACCTTCTCGCTGTCGCTGCTCGGCACGTTCCTCGTGCGCTCCGGTGTCCTGACTTCCGTGCATGCCTTTGCCACCGATCCGGCGCGCGGTGTGTTCATCCTGGCGTTGCTCTGCCTCTTCATCGGCGGGTCCCTGTCGCTTTACGCCTGGCGGGCACCGCTTCTCAAGCAGGGGGGGCTGTTTGCGCCGATCAGCCGTGAAGGCGGCCTGGTCCTGAACAACCTGTTTCTGACGGCGGCCTGCGCAGCGGTTTTTGTCGGCACGCTCTATCCGCTTGTGCTCGATGCCATCACCGGAGAAAAAATCTCGGTCGGTGCGCCGTTCTTCAATCTGACTTTCGGTCCGCTGATGGTGCCGCTTCTGCTGGCCATCCCCTTCGGGCCGGTGCTGTCCTGGAAACGCGGTGATCTGGCAGCTGCCTGCCAACGGCTCTACGCGGCCTTAGGTCTTGCGCTCGTGATGACGCTGGTTGCCTTCTGGGCCTGGGGGCTCGACATGGTGCTCGCGCCGCTGGGTGTCGGTCTGGGTGTCTGGGTCATGGCGGGTGCCGTTTCGGAGATCATCACTCGCGTCAAGTTCTTCGAGATCGGTCCGAAGCGCGGGGTCGCCCGGCTGGTCGGTCTGCCAGGCTCCGCCTGGGGCACGGCTGTCGCCCATTTCGGTGTTGGAGTCACCGTGCTCGGCATTGTCACCGCTTCGGCCTTCCAGGAAGAGCAGGTGCTGACGATGCGCCCGGGCGAAACGGTTAAGGTGGCGGGCTACCAGTTCACCTTCGACGGTGCAGCGCCGAGGCGAGGGCCGAACTACACCGAAGAGGTCGGCCATTTCACCATCCGGCAGGGCGGAACGGTGGTCGCGGAACTCGATCCGTCCAAGCGCGTCTACACGGCGCGGCAGATGCCGACCACGGAAGCCGGCATTCACACGGTCGGGTTCTCTCAGCTCTACCTGTCTCTGGGCGAGAGCCGGGGAGACGGCGCTGTAGACGTGCGGGTCTACTACAAGCCCCTGATCACCCTCATCTGGATCGGCTGCGTGATCATGTCGCTTGGCGCGGTTTTCTCCATGGCCGACCGGCGTTTGAGGATCGGGGCGCCGAAACCGGCGCGCAAGCGGCAGGCATCGCCGGCAGCCGCGGAGTAG